The following proteins come from a genomic window of Varunaivibrio sulfuroxidans:
- a CDS encoding M16 family metallopeptidase translates to MKRFFYAAIFVIGLSSSMGFGASDAHAITVERVVSPKGVVAWLVEDHTNPIIAMNFAFRGGAALDPKGKAGVANLVSGLLDEGAGKLKSQAFQRRLQDISASLRFDAGRDTFAGSLKTLTAHRDRAFDLTRLALSAPRFDRSAVARIRAQVEAGLRYESEDPDTVATKKFFATVFRGHPYAHSVAGTAKSVRAITIADLKAFHDKYMTRGNLVIGVSGDITPAELAPALDRIFGALPAHGAPTKLPTVGAQGKGRVVVVKKNVAQSAIVFGEQGVRRSDPDFYSAYVMNYILGGGGFTSRLFSQVREKRGLAYSVSSGLYPLDHAALIMGNAGTASPKAGETIKVVRDVWRRLGTDGATAGELKDAKTYLTGSFALRFTSNDAVASILTAMQLEHLGIDYLDKRNGYIQKVTLADVNRVAKRLLKADALTFVVAGDPKGKIKVR, encoded by the coding sequence ATGAAACGTTTTTTTTATGCCGCCATTTTCGTCATCGGGCTGTCTTCGTCCATGGGGTTCGGCGCTTCCGACGCCCACGCGATCACGGTCGAGCGCGTCGTCAGTCCCAAGGGCGTCGTCGCCTGGTTGGTGGAGGATCACACCAATCCGATCATCGCCATGAATTTCGCCTTCAGGGGCGGGGCGGCGCTCGATCCCAAGGGCAAGGCGGGGGTGGCCAATCTGGTTTCGGGCCTGCTTGACGAGGGCGCGGGCAAACTGAAAAGTCAGGCCTTTCAACGTCGGCTCCAGGATATCTCGGCCAGCTTGCGTTTCGACGCCGGGCGCGACACCTTCGCGGGCAGTCTGAAAACGCTGACCGCGCATCGCGATCGGGCCTTCGACTTGACCCGCCTGGCGCTGAGTGCGCCCCGCTTCGATCGTTCGGCGGTGGCGCGCATCCGCGCTCAGGTCGAGGCCGGACTGCGCTACGAGTCCGAAGATCCCGACACGGTGGCGACGAAGAAATTCTTCGCCACCGTTTTTCGCGGCCATCCCTACGCCCACTCGGTCGCGGGCACGGCGAAAAGCGTGCGTGCGATCACCATCGCCGACCTGAAGGCGTTTCACGATAAGTATATGACCCGCGGCAATCTGGTGATCGGCGTTTCCGGGGATATCACGCCCGCCGAACTCGCACCGGCGTTGGATCGGATTTTCGGCGCGCTGCCCGCCCACGGGGCTCCCACCAAGCTGCCCACGGTCGGGGCGCAAGGCAAAGGTCGCGTCGTGGTGGTCAAGAAAAACGTCGCGCAAAGCGCGATCGTTTTTGGCGAACAAGGGGTGCGCCGCAGCGATCCCGATTTCTATAGCGCTTATGTGATGAACTATATTTTAGGCGGTGGCGGCTTTACATCGCGGTTGTTCTCCCAGGTTCGCGAAAAGCGCGGCCTCGCCTACTCGGTGAGCAGTGGGTTGTATCCCCTCGACCACGCCGCTCTAATCATGGGCAACGCCGGAACCGCCAGTCCCAAGGCGGGTGAAACCATCAAAGTCGTGCGCGACGTGTGGCGGCGTCTGGGGACCGATGGGGCCACCGCCGGGGAACTGAAGGACGCGAAAACCTACCTTACCGGATCGTTCGCGCTGCGCTTCACGTCCAACGACGCAGTCGCCTCGATCCTCACGGCGATGCAATTGGAACATTTGGGTATCGATTATCTAGACAAGCGCAACGGTTATATTCAAAAGGTGACGTTGGCCGATGTCAACCGGGTCGCCAAGCGCCTGCTGAAGGCGGATGCCCTGACGTTCGTCGTCGCCGGCGACCCCAAGGGGAAGATCAAGGTACGCTGA